From Qipengyuania soli:
TTCCCAGCGGTGGGGGCGAGGCGGTTTACGGCCAGTTGATCACCACCTCGACCAAGAACGATCTCGCGCTCGTCCGCATCACCGGATCGCTCCGCTTGCCGCAACTCGCACTGGCCGGTGGAGCGCCGCCCGACAGCGGCGACGTGACCAGCGTCGGCTATCCGATGAATGTCGACCGCGCGCAGGGACTTTCGCTGGCAGACCTCTTCCGCAGCCAGCCGCCGGTGAAGAGCCGTGGCTTCGTTTCGGGAGCGCGGCCCAGCAAGCAGTTCGATTCGATCCTCCACACCGCCCCCATCGCGCGCGGCAATTCGGGTGGCCCGCTGCTCGACAATTGCGGGCGCGTGCTGGGCGTCAACAGCTTCGGGTCCGACAACGATGGGGGCGATGCGGAATTCTTCTTCGCCGTATCCAACCGCGAACTGATCCCCTTCCTCAAGGCCAATGGCGTCACGCCACGGGTGAACGACCTGCCCTGTCGCTCAATGGCCGACCTCGACGAAGCGGAACGCCAGCGGATGGAGCGCGAGCAGATGGTCGCGCGGCAGGACCTCGAGCAGCAGACCGAAGAACTGCGCACCAAGCGCGAGCGGGCCATGCTGGAAGCGGAACAGGGAGTCATCACCGACCGCGAGGATCGCGTCTTCCTGTCTTTCGTCCTGCTCCTTGTCGCTTTCGGGCTTGGTCAGTGGGCGCTTTCGCTGTGGAATGCCGAACCGCGCGACGAGAAGCGCCTGCGCATCGTTGGCGGGGCTGCGGCGGCTGTGACGCTGGCTGCGCTGGCCGCCTACCTGACGCGTCCGGGCCTCGACGAAATCGACCGGCGCGTGGCCGCCGCCATGCAGGAGGATGCACCCGACCACGGTAATGAAGCGCCAGAGACCGGCGACATGGCGCTGAAGTGCGTCCTCATCCCGGAACGCAGCCGCATCACGACTTCGGACACCGAGGACGTCGACTTCGACTGGACCAGCGGCGGCTGCGTCAACGAGCGTACCCAGTACGGATTCTCCGGCGGCACGTGGTCGCGCATCTTCGTGCCCAATTCGGAAGACGCGGTCTCGGTCAACAGCTTCGATCCCGACCGCAAGATCTACCGCGTCGAACGTTACCTCCTGTCGCGCAGCGCGATGGAAGAGGCACGCATCGCGCGCGGCAAGTACAGCGCACCCCAATGCGGCGTCGAAGGTGCGGCGGGCAGCCTCGGCGACCTGCAGGGCGAGGTTACCAGCCAGCTACCCCAGCAGCCGAACGAGCGGCTGGTCTACGAGTGCAGCCCGAAGAATTAGAGCCGGAGCTTTTCAGCAGGACCCGACTAGGCCGCCAGCGCCTCCCCGCTCAGCGTGATGCGGTGCATTTCGCGGGCGTATCCCTGATAGTCGTTCAGCGCATAATGCCAGGTGGTGCGGTTGTCCCAGATCGCCACCGTGCCGGGCTTCCATTCCAGCCGGCAGGTGTTGTCCGCGGCGGTCGCTGCCGCATAGAGGCGCTGGAGCAACGGCATGCTTTCCTCGCGCGTCTTGCCGACGATGTTCCAGGTGAAGGCGCTGTTGACGTAGAGCAGCTTGCGGCCCGTTTGCGGGTGGCGGATGACGACGGGATGGGTGGCGCCGGTCTTCAGTGACTGGCCGCGCAGTTCGCTGCCCATGTCGGTCTTGGCGTAAAGACCGCCCTCTTCATAGATGTGATCGGCCGTGTGGTAGGCCTGCAGCCCCTCGATCTCGGCCTTGAGATCGTCGGGCAGCGCGTCGTAGGCCTCGCCCATGTGCGCCCACATGGTGTCGCCGCCAGTAGGCGGAAGATGGCGCGCGACCAGCACCGAGCCCATCGCGGGCACCTGGTCATAGGAATGGTCGGTGTGCCAGCCGCCGCCGATATTGGTGGTCTGGTCCTCGCGCTTCCTGACGATGGCGATTTCGGGATGCTCTTCGGTCAGCGGGAAATAATTGTTGATGTCGATCCCGCCCCAGCGCTGGGCGAAGAGGATATGCGCCTCGGGAGTGAAATCGTGCTGGTCGCGGAAGATGGCCACGCCGTGCTCGTAGATGGCGCGCTTGATCGCATCCATCGCCGCGCCCTCGGCCTCGGCCAGGCGGACACCGGAAAATTCGACCCCGCAATTGGGGGCCAGCGGCACCATTTCCATCGCATCTTTCCCTTGCGACCGCGCGTGCTTCGGCGACAGTCTATGCCTGTCCGACCCAAAGTCCAATCTTTCCGGGGCTGACTCGGGTTGCAAGTGCCAAGACCCTTTGCTAGGCGCGCGCCGACCCTGCCGGGGCGACTCTGTTTCGCCTGCCTATCGGTGCGGTTGCACAGACTTTTCTTCCGGACCCAAGAGGACCTCAAGCGCGTGGATATTTCCGCCGGTATTCAGGCTAGCCTGGCAGGCCGCTATGCATCGGCCCTGTTCGATCTCGCATCCGAGAACGGGACCGTTACCGCGGTCGAATCGGATCTCGAGAAGATCGAGGCTGCTCTCGCCGAATCGAACGAGCTTTCGCTGCTCACTACCAACCCCAAGGTTTCGCGCGCTGCTGCGGAACAGGCGCTGGCAGGTGTGGCCAAGGTTCTCGGCCTTTCGGCCCTTTCGCAGAACTTCCTCGGCGTGCTGGCGCAGAACCGCCGGCTGTCGCAGCTGCCGGCCGTGATCCGCGCCTTTCGCGCTATTGCCGCTGCCCAGCGTGGCGAAGTCACCGCCGAAGTCACCAGCGCCCATGCCCTCACCGACGCGCAGCTCGACCAGCTCAAGGCCAAGCTGACCGCGCGCGAGGGCCGCACTGTAAAGCTTACCACCAAGGTCGACCCCGATCTCCTCGGCGGCCTTGTCGTCACCATCGGTTCGAAGCGCATCGACGCCTCGATCCGCACCCGTCTCAATTCTCTCGCCCAGGCCATGAAGGCTTAAAGGACTAGAAACATGGATATCCGCGCCGCAGAAATCTCCAAGGTCATCAAGGACCAGATCGCCAACTTCGGCACCGAAGCCGAGGTGAGCGAAGTCGGTTCCGTGCTGTCGGTGGGTGACGGTATTGCCCGCATCCACGGCCTCGACAGCGTGCAGGCTGGCGAGATGATCGAATTCTCCAACGGCATGCAGGGCATGGCCCTCAACCTGGAAGCCGACAATGTCGGTGCGGTGATCTTCGGTTCGGACGCCACCATCAAGGAAGGCGACAGCGTCAAGCGCACCGGGACCATCGTGGACGTTCCCGTCGGCAAGGGCCTGCTCGGCCGCGTCGTCGACGCACTCGGCAACCCGATCGACGGCAAGGGCCCGATCGTCGCCGAGAAGCGCGCACGCGTCGAATCGAAGGCGCCGGGCATCATCCCGCGCCAGTCGGTTTCGGAACCCGTCCAGTCGGGCCTCAAGGCCATCGACGCCCTCGTCCCCGTCGGCCGTGGCCAGCGCGAGCTGATCATCGGTGACCGCCAGACCGGCAAGACCGCCGTCGCGATCGACACCTTCATCAACCAGAAGGAAGCGAACCAGGGCAGCGACGAGAGCAAGAAGCTCTACTGCATCTACGTCGCCGTCGGCCAGAAGCGCTCGACCGTCGCACAGATCGTCCGCGCGCTCGAAGAAAACGGCGCGATGGAATACTCGATCGTCGTCGCCGCTACCGCTTCGGAGCCCGCTCCGCTGCAGTACCTCGCGCCCTACACCGGTGCCGCGATGGGTGAATTCTTCCGCGACAACGGCATGCACGCCGTGATCGTGTACGACGACCTTTCGA
This genomic window contains:
- a CDS encoding TauD/TfdA dioxygenase family protein, with amino-acid sequence MEMVPLAPNCGVEFSGVRLAEAEGAAMDAIKRAIYEHGVAIFRDQHDFTPEAHILFAQRWGGIDINNYFPLTEEHPEIAIVRKREDQTTNIGGGWHTDHSYDQVPAMGSVLVARHLPPTGGDTMWAHMGEAYDALPDDLKAEIEGLQAYHTADHIYEEGGLYAKTDMGSELRGQSLKTGATHPVVIRHPQTGRKLLYVNSAFTWNIVGKTREESMPLLQRLYAAATAADNTCRLEWKPGTVAIWDNRTTWHYALNDYQGYAREMHRITLSGEALAA
- the atpA gene encoding F0F1 ATP synthase subunit alpha, giving the protein MDIRAAEISKVIKDQIANFGTEAEVSEVGSVLSVGDGIARIHGLDSVQAGEMIEFSNGMQGMALNLEADNVGAVIFGSDATIKEGDSVKRTGTIVDVPVGKGLLGRVVDALGNPIDGKGPIVAEKRARVESKAPGIIPRQSVSEPVQSGLKAIDALVPVGRGQRELIIGDRQTGKTAVAIDTFINQKEANQGSDESKKLYCIYVAVGQKRSTVAQIVRALEENGAMEYSIVVAATASEPAPLQYLAPYTGAAMGEFFRDNGMHAVIVYDDLSKQAVAYRQMSLLLRRPPGREAYPGDVFYLHSRLLERAAKMSDENGGGSLTALPIIETQAGDVSAYIPTNVISITDGQIFLETDLFYQGIRPAINVGLSVSRVGGAAQTKAMKKVAGSMKLDLAQYREMAAFAQFGSDLDAATQKLLNRGARLTELLKQRQFNPMPVEEQVVSIFAGTNGYLDAIPTDRVTAYEEQMLSFMRTEHAAVLKEIRDTGKFEDDVKNKVVDALQAFAKQFA
- a CDS encoding S1 family peptidase, which gives rise to MGRIFTLFAALLALLAPAMALADPADIDAAARGVVRVVIIGQDGDELYPVSHGTGFAVAADKIVTNAHVVRDAMRDNELRIGIIPSGGGEAVYGQLITTSTKNDLALVRITGSLRLPQLALAGGAPPDSGDVTSVGYPMNVDRAQGLSLADLFRSQPPVKSRGFVSGARPSKQFDSILHTAPIARGNSGGPLLDNCGRVLGVNSFGSDNDGGDAEFFFAVSNRELIPFLKANGVTPRVNDLPCRSMADLDEAERQRMEREQMVARQDLEQQTEELRTKRERAMLEAEQGVITDREDRVFLSFVLLLVAFGLGQWALSLWNAEPRDEKRLRIVGGAAAAVTLAALAAYLTRPGLDEIDRRVAAAMQEDAPDHGNEAPETGDMALKCVLIPERSRITTSDTEDVDFDWTSGGCVNERTQYGFSGGTWSRIFVPNSEDAVSVNSFDPDRKIYRVERYLLSRSAMEEARIARGKYSAPQCGVEGAAGSLGDLQGEVTSQLPQQPNERLVYECSPKN
- a CDS encoding F0F1 ATP synthase subunit delta, encoding MDISAGIQASLAGRYASALFDLASENGTVTAVESDLEKIEAALAESNELSLLTTNPKVSRAAAEQALAGVAKVLGLSALSQNFLGVLAQNRRLSQLPAVIRAFRAIAAAQRGEVTAEVTSAHALTDAQLDQLKAKLTAREGRTVKLTTKVDPDLLGGLVVTIGSKRIDASIRTRLNSLAQAMKA